The following nucleotide sequence is from Streptomyces sp. NBC_00239.
CGAGCGGGTCGATGCCGAGCGAGCCGGGCGGATTCGCGTACGTGCCGATCATCGGCTCGGTGGCCATCATCAGCGCGATGCCGAAGAAGGCGTGGAAGGGCATGCCCGCGAACAGCTCCAGCATCCGCATCACGTAGCCGGGGCGGTGCGGTCCCGGGTCCACGCCCATGATCGGCCAGAAGAAGATCAGCCCGACCGCGAGGAAGTGCACCATCATCGAGATGTGCCCGGCCTTGCTGCCCATCAGGGTGTCGAACAGCGGCGTGAAGTACAGGGCGTACAGGCTCGCGATGAACATCGGGATCGTGAACGCCGGGTGCGTGACCACCCGCATGTAGCGGCTGTGCAGGAACATCAGCAGCACCTCGCGCGGCCCCTTGCGGCCCCGCCCGGCGGGCGGCAGGGCCCGCAGCGCCAGCGTCATCGGCGCGCCGAGCAGCAGCAGGATGGGGGAGAGCATGCTGATCACCATGTGCTGGACCATGTGCACGCTGAACATGACCATGCCGTAGTCGTTCAGCTTGGTGCACATCACCAGGGCCACGCTCAGCACACCCGCGGTCCAGGCGGTCGTACGGCCCCACGACCACGCGTCGCCGCGGCGGCGCAGCCGGACCACGCCCCAGCCGTACAGCGCCAGCCCGAGCAGGCACCCGATCAGGAAGAACGCGTCGGGCGAGAACTCCAGGCCCCGCCCCAGCGTGAACGGCGGCAGGTCCATGTTCATGTCCATGCCGTGCCCGCTGTGATCCATGTGCCTACTCCCTTGACCGTGGTGCCCCACCACAGTAGTGCCGCCCCCGGTCGCGACTGCGGCCGGGGGCGGTACAAGAGAGGGGGAAAGATCACAAAACGTTCTGCGCCTCGTCGTAGCGCTCGGCGGGCACCGTCTTGAGGGTCTCGACCGCGCTCGACAGCGGCACCATCGCGATGTCGGTGCCGCGCAGCGCGGTCATCATCCCGAACTCGCCGCGGTGCGCAGCCTCCACCGCGTGCCAGCCGAAGCGGGTGGCGAGCACCCGGTCGTACGCGGTCGGGGTGCCGCCGCGCTGGACGTGGCCGAGGATGACCGGGCGGGCCTCCTTGCCCAGGCGGCGCTCCAGTTCGACGGCGAGCAGGTTGCCGATGCCGGCGAACCGCTCGTGGCCGTAGATGTCCTTGCCGCCGTCCTGGAACTCCATCGAGCCCTCGCGCGGCTTGGCGCCCTCGGCCACCACCACGATCGCGAACCGCTTGCCGGCCGAGAAGCGCTCGCCGACGATGCCGGTCAGCTCCTCGATGTCGAACGGACGCTCCGGGACCACGATCGCGTGCGCGCCGGCCGCCATGCCCGAGTGCAGCGCGATCCAGCCGGTGTGCCGGCCCATCACCTCGACCACCATGACCCGCTGGTGCGACTCGGCGGTCGTCTTCAGCCGGTCCAGCGCCTCGGTGGCCACGCCCACGGCGGTGTCGAAGCCGAAGGTGACGTCCGTCGAGGCGATGTCG
It contains:
- a CDS encoding cytochrome c oxidase assembly protein, which codes for MDHSGHGMDMNMDLPPFTLGRGLEFSPDAFFLIGCLLGLALYGWGVVRLRRRGDAWSWGRTTAWTAGVLSVALVMCTKLNDYGMVMFSVHMVQHMVISMLSPILLLLGAPMTLALRALPPAGRGRKGPREVLLMFLHSRYMRVVTHPAFTIPMFIASLYALYFTPLFDTLMGSKAGHISMMVHFLAVGLIFFWPIMGVDPGPHRPGYVMRMLELFAGMPFHAFFGIALMMATEPMIGTYANPPGSLGIDPLDDQQWAGGIAWAFSEIPSVLVLIALIFQWYHSEQRIAKRADRAADRDGDKELEAYNAYLASLRTGSR
- a CDS encoding 6-phosphofructokinase, producing MRIGVLTSGGDCPGLNAVIRSVVHRAVVDHGDEVIGFQDGWKGLLECDYRKLDLDAVAGILARGGTILGSSRVQPAHLRDGVERARGHVAELGLDAIIPIGGEGTLKAANLLSEAGLPIVGVPKTIDNDIASTDVTFGFDTAVGVATEALDRLKTTAESHQRVMVVEVMGRHTGWIALHSGMAAGAHAIVVPERPFDIEELTGIVGERFSAGKRFAIVVVAEGAKPREGSMEFQDGGKDIYGHERFAGIGNLLAVELERRLGKEARPVILGHVQRGGTPTAYDRVLATRFGWHAVEAAHRGEFGMMTALRGTDIAMVPLSSAVETLKTVPAERYDEAQNVL